From Vibrio artabrorum, a single genomic window includes:
- a CDS encoding cyclic-phosphate processing receiver domain-containing protein: MKVYLDDERPTPEGWHRVYWPEEAIAILKQGHVTEISLDHDLGNDEHGTGYDVVLWIEEAVATQGFQPPVIRVHSANSSARQKMEFGIANIKRLNMLG; the protein is encoded by the coding sequence ATGAAAGTTTACCTTGATGATGAACGACCAACTCCGGAAGGATGGCATAGGGTTTACTGGCCTGAAGAGGCCATTGCCATTTTGAAGCAAGGACATGTTACTGAAATAAGCCTCGATCATGATCTTGGCAACGATGAACACGGCACTGGCTATGATGTTGTTTTATGGATTGAAGAGGCGGTTGCAACTCAAGGTTTTCAACCACCGGTTATACGAGTTCACAGCGCTAATTCATCTGCAAGGCAGAAAATGGAGTTTGGGATTGCCAATATCAAACGTTTGAATATGTTGGGTTAA